The following is a genomic window from Clostridium sp..
ATATGGAAGACAACAATTTATTGGTAATAGTAGATATCCCATTTACAGAAATGGAAGATAACTCTTTAACCTACGATTCTTATCCTTTGGCCATAATTCACACTGAATCCACTATAATAACTATATGCTTAAAAAATAGCAAAATATTAATAGATTTTATAGACAAAAAAATTAAATCCTTCTATACTTTCAAGCGTTCAAGATTCATTCTTCAAATATTATACAGAATATCTATTTATTATCTATTATATTTGAGACAGATAGATAAAAAGAGTGTTATGATAGAACAGAAGTTAAAAAAATCTATGAGAAACAACGAATTTATTCAACTCCTTTCGCTGGAAAAGTCTTTGGTTTACTTTTCTACTTCACTTAAGGCAAATGAAATAACTCTGGAAAAAATGTTAAAGCTTGAATTACTTAAAAAATACCCTGAGGATCAGGATATTCTGGAAGATGTAATAATTGAAAATAAACAGGCTATAGAAATGACCAACATATACAACAATATACTGACCGGAACTATGGATGCCTTTGGTTCCGTAATATCCAACAATTTGAATATTGTAATGAAGCTTCTGGCCTCAATAACAATTGTATTGTCAATACCAAATATCATATTTGGTTCATTTGGAATGAACCTTGCAGGCATTCCATTTAGTAAAAATCCAAATGGTTTCTGGCTTGTATATGGATTAACGACTACGATATGCATAATCTCAATAATTTTTCTCAAGAAAAAAAACTTATTTTAAGGATGGTGATATATTTGCTAGGTAAAAGGTTGGAAAAAGGTGATACCATAGGTCTTGTATCGCCTTCTGGTCCCATGGAAGCAAAGAGTATAAAGGAAAGTATAGAATTTTTAAAACAGCTTGGCTTTAATGTGAAAGAGGGGAAACACATATATGACAAATGGGGATATCTAGCTGGAAAAGACGAAGATAGGGCACATGATCTTCTCGATATGTTCTCTGACAACGATGTGGACATGATATTGTGTGTACGGGGCGGATATGGTGCAATGCGACTACTTCCCTTAATAGATTTTAATATAATAAAAAACAATCCAAAGATATTTGCCGGCTTCAGCGACATAACAGTATTAATCAATAATATATATTCTAAATGCAATATTACAACTTTTCATTCTCCCATGTGCAATTCCAACTTTAAAGACAAGATAACTTTAGAGAGCTTTTTAAATACACTGATTTGTGGATATAAGCCATTTAAAATACAAAATACCGAAGGCAGAAATGAAGAATATCTTAATTCCTCAACCCACTTTAATGGAAACTTTGCAAGTGGAGTACTTGTCGGCGGCAATTTATCTCTTATTGCCAGTACCATAGGTACTCCTTACGAGATAGACACTAAAGGCAAAATACTTTTCATTGAAGATGTAGGGGAACAGCCTTATCAAGTCGACAGAATGTTAACTCAGTTGATCTTAAGCGGTAAACTGCAGGAATGCAGTGGAATAATCCTTGGTCAATTTGAAAATTGTCAACTTACAGACTACAGGTCCAGCCTGACATTAGATGAGGTTTTTAGAGACAGGCTTATAAGCCTTGGAAAACCTATAATTGTCAATTTCCAATGTGGCCACTCCTATCCAAGATTGACTATACCAATTGGAGCCCGTGTAAAAATAAACTGCACAGGACAGACTATTGATGTATTGGAACCTGTTGTAAAATAATAAATTTATCTATTATAGTAACTTAGCTATGATATAATATCAACTAAAGAGGTGTTTTTATGGATTATGAAAATTTAAAATCAGCTATAAACTCCAGCAACAATATAGTGTTCTTCGGAGGTGCAGGAGTTTCTACAGAATCAAATATACCTGATTTCAGATCAGAGGCAGGGTTATATAAAACCAAGAACAACTTTTCCTATCGCCCTGAAGTTATGCTCAGTCATAGTTTCTTTATATCCCACACTGAAGACTTTTTTGACTTTTATAAAGCCAAAATGGTATACAAAGAAGCTAAACCCAATGATGCACATTATTCCCTTGCAGAACTTGAAAAGAAGGGAAAATTAAAGGCTGTTATAACTCAAAATATAGATGGTTTACATCAAATGGCCGGTTCAAAAAATGTATTGGAGCTTCATGGATCCATTCATAGAAATCATTGTACAAGATGCAGAAAGTCCTTTGATTTGGACTATGTACTAAACAGTTCTGATATTCCAAAATGTGACAGCTGTGGTGGTATTGTAAAACCAGATGTAGTTTTATATGAAGAAGGGTTGGATATGGAGGTTGTCAACAAATCCGTCCAGTATATTAAAAATGCAGATATTTTGATTGTAGGTGGTACATCACTTGTTGTATACCCCGCTGCCGGGCTAATTGACTATTTCAATGGGAATCACCTTGTACTCATAAATAAATCTTCAACTCAATATGATAACAGAGCCGATATTGTAATTCATGACAGCATTGGAAAGGTACTAAAATCTGTATTATAATTTTATTTAAAAAAGCAAACATGCATTTAAATGCATGTTTGCTTTTTCTCTATTTCTTACCCGGCAGCAACCTACCCTGCCACAGGGCTTCCCCTGCAGTACTCTCGGCACAATGAAGCTTAACCATCCTGTTCGGAATGGGAAGGGGTGTTACCTTCACGTCATAACCACCAGATATTTGACATAAATCATTATCAGCTTCATATCTCTGCGTCAAAGTTCTCACTGCGGTGCTCATTTACGTAAGTAAATTCCGCTCCTCCTTCAAGCTTTTCCTTGATCTATTCGCTGCTAATAATTTATTTACTGTAAACTCTACAGCAAATATTGAAAACATGTGTATTCCATATGGAATACTGCTCTGTTCCCTGAAAATTGCACAGTAAGATGAATGTTTGGTCAAGCCCTCGACCTATTAGTATCAGTCAGCTGAACATGTTGCCATGCTTACACCCCTGACCTATCAACCTCGTGTTCTCCGAGGGGTCTTACCAGCTTACGCTGTGGGAAATCTAATCTTGAGGTGGGCTTCACGCTTAGATGCTTTCAGCGTTTATCCCTTCCCGACATAGCTACCCAGCCATGCTCCTGGCGGAACAACTGGTACACCAGAGGTCAGTCCATCCCGGTCCTCTCGTACTAAGGACAGCTCCTCTCAAATTTCCTGCGCCCGCGACGGATAGGGACCGAACTGTCTCACGACGTTCTGAACCCAGCTCGCGTGCCGCTTTAATGGGCGAACAGCCCAACCCTTGGGACCTACTTCAGCCCCAGGATGCGACGAGCCGACATCGAGGTGCCAAACCTCCCCGTCGATGTGAACTCTTGGGGGAGATCAGCCTGTTATCCCCGAGGTAGCTTTTATCCGTTGAGCGATGGCCCTCCCACGAGGTACCACCGGATCACTAAGCCCGACTTTCGTCCCTGCTCCACCTGTATGTGTCGCAGTCAGGCTCCCTTCTGCCTTTGCACTCTTCGAAGGATTTCCGACCCTTCTGAGGGAACCTTTGGGCGCCTCCGTTACTTTTTAGGAGGCGACCGCCCCAGTCAAACTGCCTGCCTAACAATGTCCCGTGACCAGTTTCATGGCCGCCGGTTAGAATTCCAGTACTGTCAGGGTGGTATCCCAACGTTGGCTCCGCCAGGGCTGGCGCCCCGGTTTCCATGCCTCCCACCTATCCTGTACAGACAATACCGAAACTCAATGCTAAACTGCAGTAAAGCTCTACGGGGTCTTTCCGTCCAATCGCGGGTAGCAAGCATCTTCACTTGCACTACAATTTCGCCGGATTTGTTGTCGAGACAGTGCTCAAATCATTACGCCATTCGTGCGGGTCGGAACTTACCCGACAAGGAATTTCGCTACCTTAGGACCGTTATAGTTACGGCCGCCGTTTACTGGGGCTTAAGTTCATACCTTCGCTTGCGCTTAGTATTCCCCTTAACCTTCCAGCACCGGGCAGGCGTCAGC
Proteins encoded in this region:
- a CDS encoding magnesium transporter CorA family protein, translating into MISIYKTIDESGTLVPLDTIEHGCWINIVAPSDEDLLLISQKSGVSIEFLKAALDEEETSRIDMEDNNLLVIVDIPFTEMEDNSLTYDSYPLAIIHTESTIITICLKNSKILIDFIDKKIKSFYTFKRSRFILQILYRISIYYLLYLRQIDKKSVMIEQKLKKSMRNNEFIQLLSLEKSLVYFSTSLKANEITLEKMLKLELLKKYPEDQDILEDVIIENKQAIEMTNIYNNILTGTMDAFGSVISNNLNIVMKLLASITIVLSIPNIIFGSFGMNLAGIPFSKNPNGFWLVYGLTTTICIISIIFLKKKNLF
- a CDS encoding S66 peptidase family protein codes for the protein MLGKRLEKGDTIGLVSPSGPMEAKSIKESIEFLKQLGFNVKEGKHIYDKWGYLAGKDEDRAHDLLDMFSDNDVDMILCVRGGYGAMRLLPLIDFNIIKNNPKIFAGFSDITVLINNIYSKCNITTFHSPMCNSNFKDKITLESFLNTLICGYKPFKIQNTEGRNEEYLNSSTHFNGNFASGVLVGGNLSLIASTIGTPYEIDTKGKILFIEDVGEQPYQVDRMLTQLILSGKLQECSGIILGQFENCQLTDYRSSLTLDEVFRDRLISLGKPIIVNFQCGHSYPRLTIPIGARVKINCTGQTIDVLEPVVK
- a CDS encoding NAD-dependent protein deacylase; this translates as MDYENLKSAINSSNNIVFFGGAGVSTESNIPDFRSEAGLYKTKNNFSYRPEVMLSHSFFISHTEDFFDFYKAKMVYKEAKPNDAHYSLAELEKKGKLKAVITQNIDGLHQMAGSKNVLELHGSIHRNHCTRCRKSFDLDYVLNSSDIPKCDSCGGIVKPDVVLYEEGLDMEVVNKSVQYIKNADILIVGGTSLVVYPAAGLIDYFNGNHLVLINKSSTQYDNRADIVIHDSIGKVLKSVL